A region from the Sulfurivermis fontis genome encodes:
- a CDS encoding nitric oxide reductase activation protein NorD, with protein MSVSLDDYREELIQAAPALADTLDGIFHEAARTMSPTGLKDYMDGARGIMNLGKGSALLTTYLEEMPLVARECGDDVIRDAVHSVMKLASMVSGEVLTLVFATLPTAARRLGDPELLRAYLQLLHRLVAKAPRGLRPMLGVLDELLGKLTLSGLRRWVDFGAEAYRRDLPKQAAYFGLQSEDSKAVLQRERRGTLFIDNQRKLNFYLRAFWGRDFFMRPSAADYLGFRPFIEARAMHLPDAADDLGDLTGLDLYRAMVAHMAAHLVYTTQPQSAEALAPAQMFFVGFFEDARVEYCAIRDFPGMRRLWRSFMELPKEGKAEHESVPLLERTALALLVPEITTGDDEIDAIVARFHTNIAANAEHGMFSWHLGLDLFNLLSQRKAVPSLRILENLRLPYRDDNRFVWSLDQHDWNESTAYLPASQRQVRRKVGLMEFVNEIDVETAGDDAQEIWTLETELFPYEDEGVSFNQMEGKEPVSEPFHYQEWDYQVQLYRPNWATIYERRQSRGDPEIIDEVLTAHKGVSHRIKQIIDRLRPQGVSRMRKLEDGDELDINAAVEAMVAARMGRNPDPRITMRYVINRRDLAVVILLDLSESTNEKVRGTDKTVIDLTREACALVATAINGIGDPFAIHGFASDGRHDVQYYHFKDFEQRFDDDVKSRLAGMRGGLSTRMGAAMRHAARHLMQRSEKHKLLLIVTDGEPADIDERDPQYLRLDAKKAAEELRTKGILSYCLTLDPEADRYVERIFGANNYTIIDNVQRLPEKLPTLFASLTR; from the coding sequence ATGAGCGTTTCTCTTGATGATTACCGCGAGGAATTAATCCAAGCCGCACCGGCTTTGGCCGATACTCTGGATGGCATCTTCCACGAGGCGGCGCGCACCATGTCGCCCACCGGTCTGAAGGACTACATGGATGGGGCGCGCGGAATTATGAACCTGGGCAAGGGCTCGGCCTTGCTCACCACCTATCTGGAAGAAATGCCGTTGGTGGCCAGGGAGTGTGGCGACGATGTGATCCGCGATGCGGTTCACTCGGTAATGAAACTCGCCTCGATGGTTTCGGGAGAAGTGCTTACCCTGGTTTTTGCCACCCTCCCCACCGCCGCGCGCCGCCTCGGCGACCCCGAACTGCTACGTGCCTATCTGCAACTGCTGCATCGGTTGGTCGCCAAGGCACCGCGCGGCCTGCGTCCCATGCTGGGCGTATTGGATGAACTGCTTGGTAAGTTGACACTTTCCGGTCTGCGCCGCTGGGTAGATTTCGGTGCCGAGGCCTACCGGCGCGACTTACCCAAGCAGGCCGCCTATTTCGGTTTGCAGAGCGAAGACAGCAAGGCGGTATTGCAGCGCGAGCGGCGCGGCACTCTCTTTATCGACAATCAGCGCAAGCTCAATTTCTACCTGCGCGCCTTCTGGGGGCGGGATTTCTTCATGCGCCCGAGTGCTGCCGATTATCTCGGTTTCCGACCCTTTATCGAGGCGCGTGCTATGCACCTGCCCGATGCAGCCGATGACCTCGGCGATTTGACCGGACTCGATCTCTATCGCGCCATGGTGGCACATATGGCCGCCCATCTGGTCTATACCACGCAACCCCAGTCGGCCGAGGCGCTCGCACCGGCACAGATGTTCTTTGTCGGATTTTTCGAAGATGCGCGGGTCGAGTATTGCGCCATCCGTGACTTTCCGGGCATGCGCCGGCTGTGGCGGTCTTTCATGGAGTTGCCCAAAGAGGGCAAGGCAGAACACGAATCGGTGCCCTTGCTGGAGCGTACGGCGCTGGCCTTGCTGGTCCCGGAGATCACTACCGGGGATGATGAAATCGACGCCATTGTGGCGCGATTCCATACCAACATCGCGGCCAACGCCGAACACGGCATGTTTTCATGGCACCTGGGGCTCGATCTTTTCAATCTGTTATCACAGCGCAAGGCGGTGCCGAGCCTGCGTATCCTGGAAAACCTGCGCCTTCCCTACCGTGATGACAACCGCTTCGTCTGGTCGCTGGATCAACATGACTGGAACGAATCGACCGCCTATCTGCCGGCGAGCCAGCGTCAGGTGCGCCGCAAGGTCGGCTTGATGGAGTTCGTCAACGAGATCGACGTGGAAACCGCCGGCGATGACGCTCAGGAAATCTGGACGCTGGAGACCGAACTCTTTCCCTATGAAGACGAAGGGGTGTCGTTCAACCAGATGGAGGGCAAGGAACCGGTTTCCGAGCCGTTTCATTACCAGGAGTGGGATTACCAGGTACAGTTGTACCGTCCCAATTGGGCAACTATCTACGAACGGCGCCAGAGTCGTGGTGATCCGGAAATCATCGATGAGGTGCTCACCGCCCACAAAGGCGTATCGCACCGTATCAAGCAGATCATCGATCGCCTGCGTCCGCAGGGCGTGTCGCGCATGCGCAAGCTGGAGGACGGTGACGAACTGGATATCAACGCTGCCGTGGAGGCGATGGTGGCGGCGCGCATGGGGCGCAATCCTGATCCACGCATCACGATGCGCTACGTAATCAATCGCCGCGACCTCGCGGTAGTGATCCTGCTCGATCTTTCCGAATCGACAAACGAGAAGGTGCGTGGCACTGACAAGACGGTAATTGATCTGACACGCGAAGCCTGTGCATTGGTGGCCACAGCCATCAACGGCATTGGCGACCCCTTTGCCATTCATGGTTTTGCCTCAGACGGACGCCATGATGTGCAGTATTACCATTTCAAGGATTTCGAGCAGCGTTTTGATGACGATGTCAAGAGCCGTCTTGCCGGCATGAGAGGTGGGCTGTCCACCCGCATGGGGGCCGCGATGCGCCACGCTGCCAGGCACCTGATGCAACGGAGCGAAAAACATAAGCTGCTGCTCATTGTTACCGATGGCGAGCCAGCCGATATCGATGAGCGTGATCCGCAATATTTGCGTCTGGATGCGAAAAAGGCAGCTGAGGAATTGCGCACCAAAGGTATCCTGAGCTACTGCCTTACCCTCGATCCCGAGGCAGACCGTTACGTGGAGCGGATCTTCGGCGCCAACAACTACACCATAATCGATAACGTGCAGCGTCTGCCGGAAAAACTGCCGACGCTGTTTGCCAGCCTGACGCGCTGA